The following proteins are encoded in a genomic region of Cataglyphis hispanica isolate Lineage 1 chromosome 9, ULB_Chis1_1.0, whole genome shotgun sequence:
- the LOC126852031 gene encoding transmembrane protein 17B-like: MWMWRTSIVTASDRIFPGLAYYDRKKEFYDVGNQIQSNLPLQMALYFNVGIFPLWFAIIIVNLDAKYYYLTDVYKVITIAVFIVISTLESLRLYLGYLGNLAEKIPELASFWLISTLIHFPLEMFLLFDSKTIPHLSETIANGVMSFLLIIEIITATIALKQLANHHAKRFYVAQLYGIDNIEYINVY; this comes from the exons ATGTGGATGTGGAGGACATCAATTGTTACTGCATCGGATCGTATATTTCCCGGTTTAGCCTATTACGATCGGAAAAAGGAATTTTATGATGTAG GAAATCAGATACAATCCAATTTGCCACTCCAAATGGCATTGTACTTTAATGTAGGGATATTTCCATTATGGTTtgctataataattgttaactTGGACGCAAaa tattattatttgacagaTGTATACAAAGTTATAACTATAGCggtatttattgttatttcaaCATTGGAAAGTTTACGACTATACTTGGGATATCTTGGAAATTTAGCAGAAAAG ATTCCAGAACTGGCAAGTTTTTGGCTGATATCTACTCTCATACATTTTCCTTTAGAGATGTTCCTTCTTTTTGATAGTAAAACTATACCTCATCTTAGCGAAACAATTGCTAATGGTGTCATGAGTTTTCTGCtcattatagaaattattacagcTACAATAGCTTTGAAGCAGTTGGCAAATCATCATGCTAAAAGATTTTATGTTGCACAATTATATGGAATTGATAATATAGAGTATATTAATGTGTATTGA
- the LOC126852024 gene encoding glycolipid transfer protein yields MSSTDSIIQEKTAIESDNGVQFPEIIDNKINTEEFLEAARNVVRTVDKFGKLFAPVRYDMQGNIDKLTTRYSMDKKNNSTLQDMILLEKSTEKDLIATDALMWLRRALHMILLFFEKIVEDHKTGKTTEDLVAFLKEAYKETLEPYHGWMAQQLFNLLSRMTPTRSQLLFALADGQPDKEEVTLYNMELFLINLKKNVLALKKFYNDHNLEVTTVV; encoded by the exons ATGTCATCTACCGATTCAATCATCCAAGAAAAAACTGCGATAGAATCTGACAATGGAGTGCAATTTCctgaaataatcgataataaaataaatacggaAGAATTTTTAGAAGCCGCTCGCAATGTTGTGCGCACAGTCG ATAAATTTGGCAAATTATTTGCTCCTGTACGATATGACATGCAAGGCAATATCGAT aAACTTACAACCAGATATTctatggataaaaaaaataattcaactcTACAAGACATGATCTTGCTCGAAAAATCTACTGAGAAAGATCTCATTGCAACTGATGCTTTAATGTGGTTGAGAAG gGCCttacatatgattttattattcttcgaaAAGATTGTGGAGGACCATAAAACTGGGAAAACAACAGAAGATTtagttgcatttttaaaagagGCATATAAAGAGACTCTAGAGCCATATCATGGTTGGATGGCACAGCAATTATTCAAt ctccTATCACGTATGACACCTACTCGTTCGCAACTTCTATTCGCATTAGCAGATGGACAACCGGATAAAGAGGaagttacattatataatatggagttgttcttaataaatttaaagaaaaatgtgttagctttaaagaaattttataatgatcatAATCTAGAAGTGACTACTGTAgtgtaa
- the LOC126851957 gene encoding eukaryotic translation initiation factor 2-alpha kinase-like, whose protein sequence is MSRSRVWQKICFYYWVVFITTYFLVFAVETIAETGQLTLCSQASINRRSLIFVSTLDGKISALDGNDGQKQWTLDFNDGPMLSSSIHNIELNDNGQLVRFIPSLSGGLYKFDGNILESLPISADRLLYSSFHYSDDLDFSGGKNLHTYGVSSSTGRILYECKVKECKNTDLEGHIEHDVLIIRRLQQTIRAIEAHTGNERWNFSVGQFNLKLHRHVNDCLNTVPDIEIKAVISKGLIWALNKNNPTVILWQNQFDVPIVSIWHEDTSNTFTNQENLEDKQQINYLKQINLFNDSQWIWRSAYPTSSSLYLGMHERQLYVQENPILENSLDLSSKNVINKKYIWQPRPAHVTALTIKLPNNNNNYEVSVETNEYKTTALSVLYNSEYINGDGFFLYSTDQFIDNEQCNVKDNITKNNSNPNMKEHIIEEETNTPVQIIIVSLWYWWKEVLIISITTAILLNFMLTQHFLSATTAATKDAILPPLIVERHVETKRNDSVNDGDENVSNFKSRYLTDFEPVDCLGMGGYGVVFEAKNKIDDCNYAIKRIALPNSQDSRERVMREVKALAKLDHHNIVRYFNAWLECPPTGWQEEHDQQWINKLKFSSSAFPSEVTQTETKPNDSICIDISQIDSSSIDSAYEAFKLNNVDVDDSSFVVFEKSDEKHYDNDAITNDCSTDSSNISSSSNEPEKELPNMNYTDHSESIIFEETDNNIVVEKKEHKRQKSFSLNLYNKPNNHKSAKMFLYIQMQLCQRLSLREWLRHTSTRDSVRVLNIFQQILDAVEYVHLQGLIHRDLKPSNIFFAYDDKIKIGDFGLVTAMTENCDGAHTPSAENENISLKNKIHTARVGTHLYMSPEQINGQMYNYKVDIYSLGIIFFELLIPFFTDMERIVALSNLKKSIFPESFAENYSAEYNLLNMMLDEDPAKRPTTFGIKARLPLQNYETAGFNIDIDSRCHFELPQLIRNCSMSSSNSNNESSENIIQEKNAGYIYF, encoded by the exons ATGTCTCGCTCACGTGTATGGCAAaagatatgtttttattattgggTGGTATTCATAACCACGTATTTTCTCGTTTTCGCTGTCGAGACTATTGCTGAGACGGGACAGCTAACTTTATGCAGCCAAGCATCGATAAATAGGCGCAG TCTGATATTTGTCAGTACATTAGATGGGAAGATATCCGCACTTGATGGTAATGATGGGCAAAAGCAGTGGACTTTGGATTTTAATGATGGACCAATGTTGTCGTCCAGTATACATAACATAGaa ctTAATGATAATGGACAACTAGTACGTTTCATCCCATCTTTGAGTGGTGGCTTGTATAAATTTgatggaaatattttagaatcattGCCAATATCAGCTGATCGATTATTGTATTCATCATTTCATTATTCCGATGATTTAGATTTCTCAGGTGGTAAAAATCTACATACTTATG GTGTATCATCCAGCACAggaagaattttatatgaatgtaaAGTTAAGGAATGTAAGAATACAGACCTGGAAGGACATATTGAACATGATGTACTTATTATTCGTCGTCTTCAGCAAACTATACGAGCTATAGAAGCTCATACAGGTAATGAAAG atGGAACTTCAGTGTTGGACAATTTAATCTAAAGTTACATCGTCATGTAAATGATTGCCTTAATACGGTGCCAGATATAGAAATCAAAGCGGTTATTTCAAAAGGTTTGATTTGGGctcttaataagaataatcCTACTGTTATATTATGGCAAAATCAG tttgaTGTTCCAATTGTTTCAATATGGCACGAAGACACATCCAATACTTTTACAAATCAAGAAAATTTAGAAGACAagcaacaaattaattatttgaaacaaattaatttatttaatgattccCAATGGATCTGGAGATCTGCATATCCTACAAGTTCAAGTTTATATTTAGGTATGCATGAAAGACAATTATATGTGCAAGAAAATCCCATTCTTGAAAATTCATTAGATTTGTCTTCTAAGAATgtcataaataagaaatatatctggCAACCACGTCCAGCACATG ttACAGCTCTTACGATTAAATTGCcgaataacaataacaattatgAAGTTTCTGTTGAGACAAATGAATACAAGACAACTGCATTATCTGTGTTATATAattcagaatatattaatg GTGATGGATTTTTTCTGTATTCAACAGACCAATTTATTGACAATGAACAATGTAATGTTAAggataatattacaaagaatAATAGTAACCCTAACATGAAAGAACATATAATCGAAGAGGAGACCAATACACctgttcaaattattatagtatcaCTTTGGTATTGGtg GAaagaagttttaataatatcaattacaaCTGCCattttgttgaattttatGCTAACACAACATTTCTTAAGTGCAACGACAGCTGCTACTAAGGATGCTATACTTCCG CCTTTAATAGTAGAAAGACATGTAGAAACGAAAAGAAATGATTCAGTTAACGATGGCGACGAGAATGTGAGTAACTTTAAATCGCGTTATTTAACGGATTTTGAGCCAGTTGATTGCTTGGGAATGGGAGGCTATGGTGTTGTCTTTGAggccaaaaataaaattgatgattGCAATTATGCTATCAAGAGAATTGCTTTGCCAAATAG CCAAGATTCAAGAGAGCGTGTAATGAGGGAAGTAAAAGCATTAGCTAAATTAGATCATCATAATATTGTAAGATACTTTAATGCTTGGCTGGAATGTCCTCCTACTGGATGGCAAGAGGAACATGATCAACAATGGATTAATAAGCTAAAATTTTCGTCTTCTGCATTCCCTTCGGAAGTAACACAGACTGAAACAAAACCTAATGATTCTATATGCATTGATATTTCTCAAATTGATTCTTCTTCTATAGATAGCGCCTATGaagcttttaaattaaataatgtagatGTGGACGACAGTTCATTTGTTGTATTTGAAAAGTCAGATGAGAAGCATTATGATAATGATGCAATTACTAATGATTGTAGTACTGATAGTTCAAACATATCTTCTTCAAGTAATGAACCTGAAAAAGAATTGccaaatatgaattataccGATCATTccgaaagtattatatttgaggagactgataataatattgtggtagaaaagaaagaacatAAACGTCAAaagtctttttctttaaatttatataataaaccgAATAATCACAAATCAGCAAAAATGTtcctatatatacaaatgcaaCTGTGCCAAAGACTCAGTCTCAGGGAATGGCTAAGGCATACATCAACAAGAGATTCCGTtcgagtattaaatatttttcagcaaATATTAGATGCTGTGGAATATGTGCATTTGCAAGGGTTAATTCATCGAGATTTAAAG ccatcaaatatattttttgcttatgatgataaaataaagattggcGATTTTGGCCTTGTAACGGCAATGACTGAGAACTGTGATGGCGCTCATACACCTTCAGCCGAGAATGagaatatctctttaaaaaataaaatacatactgCACGTGTTGGTACACACTTGTATATGTCACCAGAACAAATTAATGGCCAAATGTACAATTACAAAgtagatatttattctttaggaataattttctttgagcTTCTTATACCATTTTTTACTGATATGGAAAGAATAGTTGCACtttcaaatttgaaaaaatctatttttccgGAAAGCTTTGCAGAGAATTATTCTGCTGAG TACAATTTGCTTAATATGATGTTAGATGAAGATCCTGCTAAACGACCTACAACTTTTGGTATTAAAGCAAGGCTACCCTTGCAAAATTATGAAACAGCCggatttaatatagatatagattcaAGGTGTCATTTTGAATTGCCACAATTGATTAGAAATTGCTCTATGAGTAGCAGTAATAGTAACAACGAATcatcagaaaatataattcaagaaaaaaatgcaggttatatatatttttga